GGCCGCGCGGCCGGCGTGCCCGTCACGAGCGATCTCGACCGGCTGACGGACCGCACCGAGGCGCTCGTCGCCGCCGTCTCGATCCCGATCTTCGCCGAACACGTGCCCCCGGCGCTCACCGGGCACACCGACCAGGAGGCGGCGCTTCGCACGCTGCGAAAGCGCCACGACGGCCTGCTCGTCGTCACGCTCGGCGCCAACGGCGCCATGGCCCTCGACGGCGACCGGCTCGTGCACGTCCCCGGCTTCGCCGTGACGGTGGCCGACACGACCGGCGCGGGCGACGTCTTCCGCGGCGGCTTCATCTACGGCCTCCTGAATGCGTGGCCCGTCGAGCGGACCCTGCGGTTCGCCAATGCCGCCGCCGCGGCGAGTTGCACCAGGCTCGGCGCGCTGGCCGGAGTGCCGACCCGCGAGGAGGCCGTCGAGCTGTTCGAGCGGGGTATCGTGCGCGCCGCCGGCGCGTGACGCCGACCGCCGTCGTCGGTCGAGCGCCGCGGCGGTCAGCGACCGGCAGCCCCCGGGGCCGACCGCCGCCGGGCCCGCAGCAGCAGCGCGGCGTACACGCCGACGTTGACCACCACGACGAAGACCCCGAGCGCGATCTGGACGCCGCGCGTGAGCCCCTCGGGGTAGAGGATCGGCAGGAGGTACTGCTCGACGAAGTCGCCTGTATACCCCTCCTGCCCCGCACGAAGCCGCCACGAGACCTCGAGTGGCGTCAGCGGACACACCCAGCCGCGGAACTCGACCAGCGCGCCCCACGCCGCGGCGGGCACGTGCACCCAGGCCAGTCGTGGCCAGCGCCACACCATCAGCCCGCCGAGCACCACGAACGCCACGAAGGCGAGGTGCACGACGACGATCGCGTCGGCGAGCAACGCCCATGTCATGGCGGTCCGCCGTTCACCGGCCAGGTCACCATCGGTGATAGGCGGGATGACCGGGCCTGACCGCGACGAAGGTGCCGCGGCAGGTCGCACAGATCCGGCCCCCGCCCTCGAGCGTGCCGGCCACGACCGCGCGGTCGTCGGTCGCCTCGACGACGCTCGCGCGGAGGCGCACGGGGCCGCCAGTCGGTGTCGGCCGCTTCATCGTGATCGCGTAGTCGGCGGTGACGGTGCATGGCGGGCGGTCCGCCCCGGCACGCTGCATCAGGTGCCAGGCCGCCATCCAGTTGCAGTGGCAGTCGAGCAGCGTGCCGATGATGCCGCCATTGAGGACGCCGGGGAACGCCTCGTGGTGTGGCTCCGGCGTCCACTCGGCCACCAGTTCGTCACCCTCGAGGAAGCTGCGGACCCTCAACCCGTTCGCATTGGCGGGGCCGCAGCCGAAGCACGCGTTGTCAGGGGCGTATCGCTCCTGCAGGCAGGGGAGGCTCTCGGGTGAATCGTCTCGGCTCATGCCGACACTTTACCGCGAGTTCCCGTCGCGCCTCGGTGGTCTCGGACGGTCGTCGCCCCGCCTCGACGCTCCGCGGTCGAACGTCGCGTTTCGGCGAGAATCCGGGTGATATACTCGATGCGGGGATTCCAGACGGGTCCCTGCCGCATCACCGCGCACCGGTCGCTGGCGCGGTGCCACCATCTCGCCGCCCCCGACTCCCCGCGCGTCGGACGTCTTCGGGCGTGGTGTCGCCCCGGGGCCGAAGGAGCCGCCTCATGGCCGGTTCACGGGAACGACCGTCGCCTGCCGCGCGCGACAACCGCTGGAAGCTCGTCGAGACGACGCTGCGCCGCCACGGCCATCGCGCGCACTCGCTGATCGAGGCCCTGCACGCCGCGCAGGAAGCCTACGGGTACCTCGACACGGACGTGCTCGGACGTCTCGCCGGCGATCTCCGCCTGCCGCTCAGCAAGGTGTACGGCGTCGCGACCTTCTACAACTTCTTCAGCCTCGAGCCGCAGGGCGAGCACTCGTGTGTCATCTGCACCGGGACCGCCTGCTACATCAAGGGCGCCGGGGCCATCATGGCGGCGCTCGAGGCCGACGGCCTCAAGGCGGGGGAGACGAGCGCCGACGGCCAGGTGTCGGTGCTGACGGCCCGGTGTTTCGGGTCGTGCGGCCTCGCCCCCGCCGCGGTGATGGACGGCGACGTGCTGGGCAGGCTGACACCGGACGACGTGCTCGGGCGGGTACGCCAGTGGAGGACTCATGACGCGTGACGAACTCGATGAGATCGCCAGCAGGGAGATCGAAGCGCGCGGCTCGCGGCGTCATCACCTGCACGTGTGCGTCGCGGCGAGCTGTCTGTCGTCGCGCAGCGACCAGGTGAAGAAGGCCCTCGAGGACGAAATCGAACGGCTCGACATGGCGCATCAGTGCCGCGTGACCGGCGTGGGATGTCTCGGTCTCTGCAAGGAGGGCCCGCTCGTCGCGGTCGAGCCTGCCGGCCTGATGTACCACGGCGTCGCGCCCGACGACGCCCACGCCGTGGCGGCGAGCCTCGGCAGCGTGGCCGTGGAGCGGCTGCTCCTGCCCTCGGACCTGCCGTTCTTCGAACGGCAGCGCAAGGTCGCCCTCGAGAACTCGGGGCGCGTCGACCCGGAGCGCATCGAGGACTACATCGCGCGCGGCGGCTACGCGGCGCTGATCGATGCGCTGACGACCATGACGCCACCGGGCGTCGTCGAACAGGTCATGCGCAGCGGCTTGCGCGGGCGCGGCGGCGGCGGGTACCCGACCGGCCTCAAGTGGAGCACGGTGGCCAAGGCCTCGAGCCCGCGGAAGTTCGTGATCTGCAACGGCGACGAGGGCGATCCCGGGGCGTTCATGGATCGGAGCGTCCTCGAGAGCGACC
Above is a genomic segment from Acidobacteriota bacterium containing:
- a CDS encoding DUF2784 family protein; translated protein: MTWALLADAIVVVHLAFVAFVVLGGLMVWRWPRLAWVHVPAAAWGALVEFRGWVCPLTPLEVSWRLRAGQEGYTGDFVEQYLLPILYPEGLTRGVQIALGVFVVVVNVGVYAALLLRARRRSAPGAAGR
- the hoxE gene encoding bidirectional hydrogenase complex protein HoxE, whose translation is MAGSRERPSPAARDNRWKLVETTLRRHGHRAHSLIEALHAAQEAYGYLDTDVLGRLAGDLRLPLSKVYGVATFYNFFSLEPQGEHSCVICTGTACYIKGAGAIMAALEADGLKAGETSADGQVSVLTARCFGSCGLAPAAVMDGDVLGRLTPDDVLGRVRQWRTHDA
- a CDS encoding PaaI family thioesterase, with product MSRDDSPESLPCLQERYAPDNACFGCGPANANGLRVRSFLEGDELVAEWTPEPHHEAFPGVLNGGIIGTLLDCHCNWMAAWHLMQRAGADRPPCTVTADYAITMKRPTPTGGPVRLRASVVEATDDRAVVAGTLEGGGRICATCRGTFVAVRPGHPAYHRW